GCTTGGCTGCACCGCGCCCCCTTGGTTCTCTCCTATGTGGGCTCGATAGCGCCAAAGAAAAGGCGCCGCCACCCGTGTTCGGGGGACGGCGCCTTTCTTGCGGCGGAGACCGGGGGACGTGCCCCCGCCGGACAATGGGTTCAGGCCCTAGCGGCGACGCTCGTAACGGCGCTCGTCATAATCCCGACGCTCCCAGCGATCGTCGCGATCGTAGCGATCGTCGTCGTTCCAGTAGCGGTCGCGATCGCCCTGATAGCCATAGCCGTACTGGTTCCAGCGACGCCCGTCGCGCAGGTCGCGCTGGATGTCGCGGCGCAAGTTGCGAATGCCCTGGATCGAGGCGCGATATTCGCCGCGATTGAGGCCGTTGCGGCTCATCCGGTCGATGCGGCGCTGGAGCCGCTCGGCCTTGCGATCGAGCTTGCGGAACTCGCCCCGCTCGAACGCGCCCTGCCGAGCGAAATAGCGGATATCCTGCCGCATCTGGCCGACGCGGTTCTGCAATTCGCGGACCTTGCCATAAGCGAAGTGGCGCTGGACATTGTAGCGACCGCTGCGATCATAGCCCCAATTGTCATAGCCATAGCGGTCATAGCGGTCATAGCGGTCATAGCGGTCATAGCGGTCATAGCGGTCATAGCGATCGCCGCGCTGCTGATACGGCTGGTAGGCATTGCCCACGCCGATGGCGACCGAGACATTGGGCGCAGCGCTGGCCGCGCTGGCGGCGGTCGGCACCGCGATCACGCCCGCCCCGAGGGCGGCGCTCAGTCCGATAAGAAACTTGTTCATGGGGCACTCCTTCACTTGGGAAACTCTCGATGTCCCCAAGCTGGCCCATGCCGCGTGTGGCTTCACTGAATACGTATGTAAGCCAGCGTTCAGGCCGGTAAAAACGCTAGCGTTTCAATCGCTTGAGCACCCTAATTCTTGATTTTCCAGCCCGTCGACAGCAGCCGGTAGCACAAAGCGAACAGGCCTGCGTTCAGGATCGCGAGCCCGATCGCGCCGACCATCACGGGCGAGTCGGCCACCCCGATGAAGCCGTAACGAAAACCCGAGATGACGTAGAAGAATGGATTGGCGTGGCTCGCCGCCTGAAAGCTCTCGCTCAAGGCCTCGACCGAATAGAAGGTGCCCGACAGGAGCGCGAGCGGCGCCACCACGAAATTGGTCACCATCGCGGCATGGTCGAACTTCTCCGCCCAGAAGCTCGTCAGCAGCCCGAGGAAGGACAGCAGCAGCGTCCCCATCAACCCGAACCACAGCGCCGCCAGCGGATGCACCGGCACCACGCTCACGCCCGGCCACAGCGCCATCACCAGCCACACCGCGCCGCCGACGAGGAAGCCGCGCGTGACCGAAGCGCCGACCAGCCCCGCCATCAGCTCGCCCGTCGACAGGGGCGGCATGAGATAATCGACGATCGTCCCTTGGATCTTGCCGACCAGCAGCGAGAAGCTGGCATTGGCGAAGGCCGCCTGGATCATCCCCATGACGATCAGCCCGGGGGCGAGGAAATCGGCGAAGGGCACCCCCATCATCTCGCGCCCGCCGCGCCCGAGCGCGATGGTGAAGATGGCGAGATACAGCAGCGTCGTCACCGCCGGTCCCCAGACGGTTTGCAGCTGGACCTTGAAAAAGCGCCGCACCTCCTTGACATAGAGGGTCTTGAGACCGCCCCAATTCACGGCGCCGAGGATCGGCTGGCCATATGGGGCGTTCGACCATGACGGATGCTGCTTGTCGTCCATGACCGCCTCGCCTATCGGGGCGGCACGACGATGACAATGATGAACCCTCAACGGGTGGAGAGAATATTGAGCTGGACCGACGAGCGGATCGATCGCCTGAAAGCCATGTGGGCGGAAGGCAAGACCGCCAGCCAAATCGCCGAGGACCTTGGCGGGGTGAGCCGCAATGCCGTCATCGGCAAGGCGCATCGCCTTGGCCTCGAATCGCGTCCCTCGCCGGTCAAGGCGGGCGAGAAGAAGAAAACGGCGGCCAAGAAGGCGCCCGCCGCCAAGAAGGCCGCCGCGCCCAAGAAGGCGGCTGCGGCGCCCAAGAAAGCCGCTGCGCCCAAGAAGGAAGCGCCCGCCGTGCCGCCCGCCGCCAAGAAGGCAGCGCCGGCCAAGCCCAACCCGGCCCGCGCTGCCAAGCCGACTCCTGAAACGGCGGCTGCGGCGCCGGCGGCCAAGGCTGATGAGGGCAAGAAGGGCCCACAATATCGTTCGGTCGGCCCCGGCGGTTTCGTGCGCCAGGGTCCGTCCGACCAGCAGGCCCCGATCCCGCCTGCGCCGCCGCGCCGCCTGATCCCTGAAAAGCCCAGCGCCGAGGTCGCCGACAAGACCTCGCTGCTCGACTTGAACGATCGCGTTTGCCGCTGGCCGATGGGCCATCCGGGCGAACCCGATTTCCATTTCTGCGGACAGAAGGCCAATCCGGGCTTTCCTTATTGCGTCGACCATTGCGGGGTCGCCTATCAGGCGCAGCTTCCGCGCCGCGACCGCAAGCCCCCGCCCCCGCTGCCCTTCGGCGGCCCGCGGGTCCGCTAGACTAGAGAACGAGAAGAAAGGCCTCGGCGCATCGCCGGGGCCTTTTTCGTAGGCGTCAGGCAATCCTACGACAAATGTAATCGCCAGTTCGACGAACGACCATCACGGCGGTTGTGAACACCGCGTCGCCCCTGCATGACTGGCGCGAAACATTCCTCACGTTGCTGATCAGGAATCGCCATCTCATGAGCCTCACCGTCGCCGCCGCGCTGGCAATCGCCCTCGCGCCCGATCCCATTTACAGCGATGAAAAGGTCGTTCGCATCACCCGCGGCGATCGACCCGCCATCGACTGGACGCTGACCCCCGAGGTAGACATTGACCGCCTCCCTGTCGCCTGCCCGCGCCAAGGCCATGTCACCGTCCTGATCGAGACCGACCACGAAACCCGGCGCTTCGAGATGAGCGGGCGCGACAGGATCGATGTCGATATCATCCATGACGGCAAGGCCGCCACCACGCGGCTCGATTGCACGCCGGAGCGGTTGCGCTTTGCCGGCGACTATCGCAACGACACCCTCGCCGACCCGCTGCTCGCTGCGCTGCATGGGCCGACCCTCGCTGGTCATGTCACCCGCATGCTCGACGAGCGCATGGTGCCGGGCGCCGCGATTGCTGTCGTGCGCGGCGGCGAGGCGATCTATGCGCGCGGGTTCGGCAACAATGGTCCGCTGGATTCGCGCCGGACCGCGCCCGACCAGCCTTTCCGCCTCGCCTCGGCGACCAAGGCGCTCACCAGCCTCGTCATCGCCAGCCTCGTCGAGGATGGCCTCATCGCGCTCGATGCCCCAGTCGCCACCTATTTGCCCGAAGCCCCCGCTAGCTGGGGAAGCATCAAGGTTCGCCATCTGATGAGCCACAGCGCCGGGATCGCGCGCATCATCGATCGCGCCTTCGTCGAAATGCCGCCCGAAGACACGGACGCCCTGACCCGCGAGGACATCTTCGCGACCCTGCGCGCCCGCCCGGTCGATTTCGGGCCCGGCGAAGCGCACAGCTATCGTCAGTCCAACTATGCCGTCCTCGGCCTCATCGCCGAGCGCGTGAGCGGAAAGGCATGGCGCGATCTCCTCGCCGAGCGCGTGCTTGCGCCTGCCGGCATGACCGATACGCGGTTCGCGACGCGCCACCTCGACGGCCCGAACGATTACGAATTGGACGCCGACTGGACCTACCACCGCGCCACCTACCATTATCCCAGCGCGCTCGATCCAGCTGGCGGCCTCGTCACCACCGCAAGCGATATGGCGCGCCTGTTCGCGGCCCTGTCGCGCGGCGACATCGTCGACTTGGGGCTCTACACGCAAGCGCTTTTCGATCCCGCGCATGAAGCCGCCGACAGCGAATACAGCCTTGGCAGCGTCCTCGAGCAATTCGAGACGGGCCGCAGCTTCGGCCATTCGGGAGGCGATATGGCCGATATCCGCTATTTCCCCGATTTGGACGTCGGCATCATCGTCCTTACCAACCGCACCGGCGCGATGATGGCCCAGGACCTCGCCCGCGAGATTTCCGAATTGATCGCGGGGCCGATGGGCGCTTGCCAAGACTGCTAGGGCCGCGCACATTCCCTG
The nucleotide sequence above comes from Sphingomicrobium arenosum. Encoded proteins:
- a CDS encoding serine hydrolase domain-containing protein, yielding MSLTVAAALAIALAPDPIYSDEKVVRITRGDRPAIDWTLTPEVDIDRLPVACPRQGHVTVLIETDHETRRFEMSGRDRIDVDIIHDGKAATTRLDCTPERLRFAGDYRNDTLADPLLAALHGPTLAGHVTRMLDERMVPGAAIAVVRGGEAIYARGFGNNGPLDSRRTAPDQPFRLASATKALTSLVIASLVEDGLIALDAPVATYLPEAPASWGSIKVRHLMSHSAGIARIIDRAFVEMPPEDTDALTREDIFATLRARPVDFGPGEAHSYRQSNYAVLGLIAERVSGKAWRDLLAERVLAPAGMTDTRFATRHLDGPNDYELDADWTYHRATYHYPSALDPAGGLVTTASDMARLFAALSRGDIVDLGLYTQALFDPAHEAADSEYSLGSVLEQFETGRSFGHSGGDMADIRYFPDLDVGIIVLTNRTGAMMAQDLAREISELIAGPMGACQDC
- a CDS encoding GcrA family cell cycle regulator, producing MSWTDERIDRLKAMWAEGKTASQIAEDLGGVSRNAVIGKAHRLGLESRPSPVKAGEKKKTAAKKAPAAKKAAAPKKAAAAPKKAAAPKKEAPAVPPAAKKAAPAKPNPARAAKPTPETAAAAPAAKADEGKKGPQYRSVGPGGFVRQGPSDQQAPIPPAPPRRLIPEKPSAEVADKTSLLDLNDRVCRWPMGHPGEPDFHFCGQKANPGFPYCVDHCGVAYQAQLPRRDRKPPPPLPFGGPRVR
- a CDS encoding ABC transporter permease, with the protein product MDDKQHPSWSNAPYGQPILGAVNWGGLKTLYVKEVRRFFKVQLQTVWGPAVTTLLYLAIFTIALGRGGREMMGVPFADFLAPGLIVMGMIQAAFANASFSLLVGKIQGTIVDYLMPPLSTGELMAGLVGASVTRGFLVGGAVWLVMALWPGVSVVPVHPLAALWFGLMGTLLLSFLGLLTSFWAEKFDHAAMVTNFVVAPLALLSGTFYSVEALSESFQAASHANPFFYVISGFRYGFIGVADSPVMVGAIGLAILNAGLFALCYRLLSTGWKIKN